The Chelatococcus sp. HY11 genome includes a window with the following:
- a CDS encoding ABC transporter permease, producing the protein MIRRLSGLDTTVLTLGFVFLYLPLVVLVIYSFNGSQLVAVWGGFSTRWYSEVWNNSQLLDALWTSIGVALVSASLATVLGTLAALALVRHGRFRGRALFTGMVYAPLVMPEVITGLALLLFFVSLDIGRGFWTVTLAHTSFTMSFVAVVVQSRLIAFDRSLEEAALDLGSPPLRTFFKVTLPLIAPSVGAGFLLALTLSLDDVVIASFTTGPGTSTLPIEIFNKARRGLSPEINALCTLMLLAVTILVIASSLATKARHGDAKVV; encoded by the coding sequence ATGATCCGCCGCCTCTCCGGTCTCGACACCACCGTGCTGACTCTGGGCTTCGTTTTTCTCTACCTGCCGCTTGTCGTGCTGGTGATCTACTCGTTCAACGGCTCACAGCTCGTGGCGGTGTGGGGCGGCTTCTCGACACGCTGGTACAGCGAAGTCTGGAACAATTCACAGCTCCTCGACGCACTGTGGACCTCCATCGGCGTCGCGCTCGTCTCCGCGAGCCTCGCGACGGTTCTTGGGACGCTGGCCGCGTTGGCGCTGGTGCGTCACGGCCGTTTTCGCGGCCGGGCCTTGTTCACCGGCATGGTCTATGCGCCGCTGGTGATGCCCGAGGTGATCACCGGCCTCGCTCTGCTGCTCTTTTTCGTTTCGCTGGATATTGGGCGCGGGTTCTGGACCGTGACGCTCGCGCACACGAGCTTCACCATGAGCTTCGTCGCGGTTGTCGTGCAATCGCGGCTGATCGCCTTCGACCGCAGCCTCGAGGAGGCCGCGCTGGACCTCGGCTCACCGCCCCTGCGCACTTTCTTCAAGGTCACGCTGCCGCTCATCGCGCCATCGGTCGGTGCCGGATTTCTGCTGGCGCTGACCCTTTCGCTTGATGATGTGGTCATCGCGAGTTTCACCACCGGTCCAGGCACGTCGACCCTGCCTATCGAGATTTTCAACAAGGCACGCAGGGGGCTCTCGCCCGAGATCAACGCGCTATGCACCCTGATGCTTCTCGCCGTGACCATACTCGTCATCGCTTCGTCACTGGCGACGAAGGCGAGACATGGGGATGCCAAGGTGGTTTAG
- a CDS encoding glutamine synthetase family protein: protein MAKQDKKGTKLLPNNRGAADIAAARAFVDAHGIEDIECFVPNQAGVARGKMMPSEKFFGSPNLSLPGAIFYQTISGDYPDEVVDKELPTDGDLILEPDLSTLTVVPWASDPTAQIIHDAYFRDGRPVETSPRQVLKRVVDMYRQRGWQPIVAPEIEFYLVKRNTDPDYPLEPPIGRSGRAEIGRQAYSIAAVNEFDALFDLIYDYSEAQGLEIDTLIHEEGAGQMEINLRHGDPIDLADQVFLFKRTIREAAMAHDMYATFMAKPIAHQPGSAMHIHMSVVDAETGANIFTNQSDGQPTQEFFSYIAGLQTHLPAAMAMLAPYVNSYRRLTRHSTAPINTRWGYDNRTTGLRVPPSSPEARRVENRVPSSDANPYLAIAASLACGLLGIDRRLRPGEPVPGSAYDLDHDLPLGLLEAVAALEESEAMREILGESFVRAFTAVKRSEFETFMEVISPWEREYLLLNV, encoded by the coding sequence ATGGCGAAACAGGACAAAAAGGGCACCAAGCTCCTGCCGAACAATCGCGGGGCTGCCGATATCGCAGCAGCCCGCGCCTTCGTCGATGCGCATGGCATCGAGGATATCGAGTGCTTTGTACCCAATCAGGCCGGTGTCGCCCGCGGCAAGATGATGCCGTCGGAAAAATTCTTCGGCAGTCCCAATCTCAGCCTGCCAGGCGCCATCTTCTATCAGACCATCTCAGGTGACTACCCCGACGAGGTCGTGGACAAGGAGCTGCCGACGGACGGCGACCTGATCCTCGAACCCGATCTCTCCACGCTAACCGTCGTGCCATGGGCGAGCGACCCGACGGCGCAGATCATCCACGACGCCTATTTCCGCGACGGGCGCCCCGTCGAGACGTCGCCTCGGCAGGTGTTGAAGCGCGTTGTCGACATGTACCGCCAACGCGGCTGGCAACCGATCGTCGCCCCGGAAATCGAGTTCTACCTCGTCAAGCGCAACACCGACCCGGACTATCCGCTGGAGCCGCCGATCGGGCGTTCCGGCCGGGCCGAGATTGGCCGACAGGCCTATTCGATCGCGGCGGTCAACGAGTTCGATGCCCTGTTCGATCTCATCTACGACTACTCGGAAGCGCAGGGGCTTGAAATCGACACCCTGATTCACGAGGAAGGCGCGGGCCAGATGGAGATCAACCTCCGTCATGGGGACCCCATCGATCTCGCCGATCAGGTGTTTCTGTTCAAGCGCACCATTCGCGAGGCCGCGATGGCGCATGACATGTATGCGACCTTCATGGCCAAGCCCATCGCTCATCAGCCGGGCTCGGCCATGCATATCCACATGTCAGTGGTCGATGCGGAGACGGGCGCCAATATCTTCACCAATCAGTCTGACGGCCAGCCGACCCAGGAGTTCTTCTCCTATATCGCCGGCCTGCAGACGCATCTGCCCGCCGCGATGGCGATGCTTGCACCTTATGTGAACTCCTACCGGCGTCTGACGCGCCATTCGACGGCGCCCATCAACACGCGCTGGGGCTACGACAACCGCACGACCGGCCTCCGGGTCCCACCATCGAGCCCTGAAGCGCGCCGCGTCGAGAACCGTGTCCCCTCCTCCGACGCCAATCCCTATCTCGCCATCGCGGCCTCGCTCGCCTGCGGCCTTCTCGGTATCGACCGGCGATTGAGACCCGGCGAGCCGGTTCCCGGCTCGGCCTACGACCTCGATCACGATCTGCCGCTCGGCCTGCTCGAGGCGGTCGCGGCACTCGAGGAAAGCGAGGCCATGCGCGAGATCCTGGGCGAAAGCTTCGTGCGCGCCTTCACCGCCGTGAAGCGCTCGGAGTTCGAGACCTTCATGGAAGTCATCAGCCCCTGGGAACGCGAGTACCTGCTGCTCAATGTCTAG
- a CDS encoding FAD-binding oxidoreductase translates to MTQLPTSGSILNLYEDEPLNAGPATAQLADGARVDICVIGAGFTGLGAALTLAEGGADVLVVEAGRIGSGASGVNGGQIHPGQRRDQQWLEAKVGDDEAMRLWQFAEEARLWLHDRITRHGIACDLEPGLLSLAHRRDIMEGMKADALHMANRYGVAGLEVLTTTDLPRYTGAQGYFGGIFDPHGGHLDPLALTRGFAAAASNAGARIAENTTVRRVTRDGAGWRLDTNRGTVTARVVVATGDGSLGNLLPEVAGHVVPIVNFMVATEPLGNRAAAVLTERYAASDSKFVVNYFKRTADDRLVFGGGESYGNAVPSNIRARVQPRMLKVFPGLADVPLTHAWGGRLGITATRLPFVRKFGPDLRPMPDQRRGANGGTGPELYVASGFSGQGVMIGPYTGVAIAEAIGGRSDRFELMARLPIPRFPGGPLLRRAMVIAAMVGAGLVDRL, encoded by the coding sequence ATGACCCAGCTTCCGACATCCGGCTCGATCCTCAATCTCTATGAGGATGAGCCACTTAACGCCGGGCCCGCGACGGCCCAGCTCGCCGACGGAGCGCGCGTCGACATCTGCGTCATCGGTGCCGGTTTCACCGGGCTCGGTGCCGCGCTGACCCTGGCTGAGGGCGGCGCCGACGTGCTCGTCGTCGAGGCAGGCCGTATCGGTAGCGGGGCCTCGGGCGTCAACGGCGGGCAGATTCACCCGGGCCAGCGGCGCGATCAACAATGGCTGGAGGCGAAGGTCGGAGACGACGAGGCGATGCGCCTCTGGCAATTCGCGGAGGAGGCACGGCTCTGGCTCCATGATCGCATCACACGCCATGGGATCGCCTGTGATCTCGAACCCGGGCTTCTCAGCCTCGCGCATCGGCGCGATATAATGGAGGGGATGAAGGCCGACGCGCTTCATATGGCCAATCGTTACGGTGTCGCCGGGCTTGAGGTTCTCACCACCACCGACCTGCCACGCTATACCGGCGCGCAGGGCTATTTCGGCGGGATCTTCGATCCCCATGGCGGGCATCTCGATCCCCTCGCCCTCACCCGCGGGTTTGCCGCGGCGGCGAGCAACGCCGGCGCGCGCATCGCCGAGAATACGACCGTGCGTCGCGTCACGCGCGATGGCGCCGGCTGGCGGCTGGATACCAATCGCGGCACGGTGACAGCACGCGTCGTCGTCGCGACGGGCGACGGCAGTCTTGGCAATCTCCTTCCCGAGGTCGCCGGGCATGTGGTACCCATCGTGAATTTCATGGTGGCGACGGAGCCGCTCGGCAACCGCGCGGCGGCAGTGCTGACTGAACGCTACGCGGCTTCCGACAGCAAATTCGTGGTCAACTACTTCAAGCGGACAGCTGACGATCGCCTAGTTTTCGGTGGTGGGGAGAGCTACGGCAACGCTGTGCCGTCCAACATCCGCGCCCGTGTTCAGCCGCGCATGCTCAAGGTGTTCCCCGGCCTCGCCGACGTACCGCTCACCCACGCTTGGGGCGGGCGCCTCGGCATAACGGCGACCCGCCTGCCCTTCGTTCGCAAATTCGGGCCCGATTTAAGGCCTATGCCCGATCAGCGACGTGGCGCAAACGGCGGGACTGGGCCGGAGCTTTACGTGGCCTCGGGCTTTTCGGGCCAGGGCGTCATGATTGGTCCCTACACGGGCGTTGCCATCGCCGAGGCAATCGGAGGACGAAGCGATCGCTTCGAGCTCATGGCGCGATTGCCAATTCCGCGATTTCCCGGCGGGCCGCTGCTGCGGCGCGCGATGGTCATCGCCGCGATGGTTGGCGCCGGGCTTGTCGATCGGCTCTGA
- a CDS encoding HlyD family secretion protein: MDRRQNMADGFDLMVREEPSSGGNVTGQAATPTRDVMSVRKPEDARGPQEPVQEAPAQPAGGKPEHKHHGGKHHAKDAPKKKSRIRKPLLAAVALIALAAGGYEGYHWWTLGRFEIETDDAYVHVDMTIMAAKVSGYITSVDVTDNQFVREGDIIARIDDGDYRLAVDAAKGKVATQQAAIARIAEQVKAGQASVEQAEAQIAAAQADVDRAELEFDRQQQLAKSNFASKQALDNARADRDRTRANLASAKAGLDSARANVGVLNAQRVEAERSLDEDRTSLARAERDLSFTEIKAPVSGVIGNRAVQVGKLVSVGERLAALVPLDAVYVDANYKETQLGKLKPGQRVDITVDAYPGRVFAGEVASISPASGALFSLLPPENATGNFTKIVQRVPVRIRFSPDTLSDHVLRPGMSVVATVDTRHEDGTQQTAALKASAERR; encoded by the coding sequence GTGGATAGACGCCAGAATATGGCCGATGGGTTCGACCTCATGGTCCGCGAGGAGCCCTCATCAGGCGGTAACGTGACGGGGCAGGCGGCCACGCCGACACGCGATGTGATGTCCGTCCGGAAGCCTGAAGACGCGCGTGGTCCTCAAGAGCCGGTCCAGGAAGCGCCGGCTCAGCCGGCCGGAGGCAAGCCGGAGCACAAGCACCATGGCGGTAAGCACCACGCCAAGGATGCGCCGAAGAAAAAGAGCCGTATTCGCAAGCCCTTGCTGGCGGCGGTTGCCCTTATCGCGCTCGCCGCGGGTGGCTACGAGGGATACCATTGGTGGACGCTGGGCCGCTTCGAGATCGAGACCGACGATGCCTATGTGCATGTCGACATGACGATCATGGCGGCCAAGGTTTCAGGCTACATCACCAGTGTCGATGTCACGGACAACCAGTTCGTACGCGAGGGTGACATCATCGCGCGCATTGACGATGGCGATTATCGCCTCGCGGTCGATGCGGCCAAGGGCAAGGTCGCGACCCAGCAGGCGGCAATCGCCCGCATTGCAGAGCAGGTCAAGGCCGGTCAGGCCTCCGTGGAGCAGGCCGAAGCGCAGATCGCCGCCGCGCAGGCGGATGTGGATCGAGCCGAGTTGGAATTCGATCGCCAGCAACAGCTCGCCAAGAGCAATTTCGCGAGCAAACAGGCGCTGGATAACGCCCGCGCCGATCGGGACCGCACCCGGGCCAATCTCGCCAGCGCAAAGGCGGGCCTTGATTCCGCGCGGGCCAATGTCGGCGTTCTCAACGCCCAGCGCGTCGAGGCGGAGCGTAGCCTCGACGAGGACAGGACAAGCCTCGCCAGGGCCGAGCGCGATCTCTCCTTCACCGAGATCAAGGCGCCGGTCTCCGGGGTCATCGGTAACCGCGCCGTGCAGGTCGGAAAGCTCGTTTCCGTTGGGGAACGCCTCGCGGCTCTCGTTCCGCTCGATGCCGTCTATGTCGACGCGAACTACAAGGAAACCCAGCTCGGCAAGCTGAAGCCTGGCCAGCGGGTTGACATCACCGTCGATGCCTATCCCGGCCGGGTCTTCGCGGGAGAGGTCGCGAGCATCTCGCCCGCGTCGGGCGCCCTGTTCAGCCTGCTGCCGCCGGAAAACGCGACGGGCAACTTCACCAAGATCGTGCAGCGGGTGCCCGTTCGCATCCGCTTCTCGCCGGATACCCTTAGCGACCACGTGTTGCGGCCCGGTATGTCGGTGGTCGCGACCGTCGATACACGTCATGAGGACGGCACCCAGCAGACGGCGGCCCTCAAGGCCTCCGCCGAGCGCCGATAG
- a CDS encoding DHA2 family efflux MFS transporter permease subunit has translation MSATVAAGDERPPVLVLGIPARKFIAFIFMVFGMFMAILDIQIVSASLAEIQAGLAASSDEISWVQTSYLIAEVIMIPLSGFLSRALSTRWLFAFSAAGFTLMSFLCATASSINEMIVYRALQGFIGGGMIPTVFATAFSAFPRNKQAVVSPIIGLVATLAPTIGPTIGGYLTDLFSWHWLFLVNIVPGVIVAVATFILVDFDEPDLSLLDRFDWWGLLFMAGFLGSLEYVLEEGPTNDWFDDEAIVVFTIVAAASCVAFFVRVLMAKMPVVDIRAFRDRNFATGSAFSFVMGIGLYGLTYLYPVYLGRIRGYSALMIGETMFVSGLAMFFAAPLAGRLMTKLDPRVMMGLGFAGFALGTWQVTNITSDWDFWELFVPQVLRGVSMMICMVPISNVALGTLPPHEIKNASGLFNLTRNLGGAVGLALINTLLNNRLDLHLARLHEQVAWGRTAAEETLAKMTQGFSALGSNADLAAIKQLAGIVRQQATVMAFADVFYALTFLFLALVLILPMVKKPRAAAGGDSGGH, from the coding sequence ATGAGCGCGACTGTTGCGGCGGGCGATGAGCGGCCGCCCGTTCTCGTGCTGGGCATTCCGGCACGCAAGTTCATCGCCTTTATCTTCATGGTGTTCGGGATGTTCATGGCCATCCTGGACATCCAGATCGTGTCCGCCTCGCTCGCGGAGATCCAGGCGGGCCTCGCGGCGAGCTCGGACGAGATCTCATGGGTTCAGACGAGCTATCTGATCGCGGAAGTGATTATGATTCCGCTCTCCGGCTTCCTGTCACGCGCGCTGTCCACACGCTGGCTTTTCGCCTTTTCGGCCGCCGGCTTCACGCTGATGAGCTTTCTCTGCGCGACGGCGTCGTCGATCAACGAGATGATCGTCTATCGCGCGCTGCAGGGGTTCATCGGCGGCGGCATGATCCCCACGGTCTTTGCGACCGCCTTCAGTGCCTTTCCCCGCAACAAGCAGGCCGTTGTCTCGCCGATCATCGGCCTGGTCGCGACGTTGGCGCCCACGATCGGCCCGACGATCGGCGGCTATCTCACGGACCTTTTCTCCTGGCACTGGCTGTTTCTCGTCAATATCGTTCCAGGCGTGATCGTGGCGGTCGCGACCTTCATCCTGGTCGACTTCGACGAGCCGGACCTCAGCCTCCTCGACCGCTTCGACTGGTGGGGCCTCCTGTTCATGGCGGGCTTCCTCGGAAGCCTCGAATATGTGCTGGAGGAAGGCCCGACTAATGACTGGTTCGATGACGAGGCGATCGTCGTGTTCACGATCGTCGCCGCGGCCTCTTGCGTGGCCTTCTTCGTGCGTGTCCTGATGGCGAAAATGCCGGTGGTCGATATCCGAGCCTTCCGGGACCGCAATTTCGCGACAGGATCCGCCTTCAGCTTCGTGATGGGCATTGGCCTCTATGGCCTGACCTATCTCTATCCCGTCTATCTCGGACGCATCCGCGGCTATTCGGCCCTGATGATCGGCGAGACGATGTTCGTCTCTGGTCTCGCGATGTTCTTCGCCGCGCCGCTAGCCGGCCGGCTGATGACCAAGCTCGATCCGCGCGTAATGATGGGCCTTGGCTTCGCGGGCTTTGCGCTTGGCACGTGGCAAGTCACGAACATCACGTCTGACTGGGATTTCTGGGAGCTGTTCGTGCCGCAGGTGCTGCGCGGGGTGTCGATGATGATCTGCATGGTGCCGATCAGCAATGTGGCGCTTGGAACATTGCCGCCCCATGAGATCAAGAACGCGTCCGGCTTGTTCAATCTCACGCGCAATCTCGGTGGCGCCGTCGGCCTCGCCTTGATCAACACGCTCCTGAACAACAGGCTGGATCTGCATCTGGCTCGGCTGCACGAGCAGGTCGCCTGGGGCCGCACGGCGGCGGAGGAAACGCTGGCCAAGATGACGCAGGGCTTCTCGGCTCTCGGATCGAACGCCGACCTCGCCGCGATCAAGCAGCTCGCCGGTATCGTCCGCCAGCAGGCGACCGTCATGGCTTTCGCCGATGTATTCTATGCCTTGACCTTCCTGTTCCTGGCGCTCGTCCTCATCCTGCCGATGGTGAAGAAACCCCGCGCGGCGGCGGGCGGCGACAGCGGCGGCCATTGA
- a CDS encoding Dabb family protein has protein sequence MVYFKYITATFLIILIPIGTFLLFFMDVIPRSSSRAARVEHVVLVRFRPDVTKPQIAGVFAALEQLRHTIPGITRILTGPNSSPEGLARGYNHLFIVDFASIAARDAYLKDPGHRALARQLLSLADGGTDGVVVADLAAGD, from the coding sequence ATGGTGTATTTCAAATATATTACAGCGACATTCCTGATTATTCTCATCCCCATCGGTACATTTCTTCTTTTCTTCATGGACGTCATACCAAGGTCGTCATCGCGTGCCGCGCGGGTCGAACATGTCGTGCTGGTCCGTTTTCGTCCGGATGTGACGAAACCGCAGATCGCCGGCGTGTTCGCCGCCCTGGAGCAGCTCCGGCATACCATCCCGGGCATTACCCGCATCCTGACAGGCCCAAACAGCAGCCCGGAGGGGCTGGCGCGCGGCTACAACCACCTCTTTATCGTTGATTTCGCAAGTATCGCGGCACGCGATGCCTATCTCAAAGACCCCGGGCATCGGGCGCTTGCCCGACAGCTCCTCTCCCTCGCGGATGGAGGTACGGATGGCGTGGTCGTCGCTGATCTCGCCGCTGGGGACTGA
- a CDS encoding ABC transporter permease subunit, which yields MQAIVPAVPYVWLLVFFLVPFGIVLKLSLSQTASAMPPYQPVLNLSEGLAGIATFLAGLNIDNFLLLMEDFFYGEAVLSSVRIAATATAILVVIGFPFAYAMAKAPAHRRPLLVLLVILPFWMSFLIRVYAWIGILRPQGLLDAVLMGAGLTSSPLGLLQTETAVLIGLVYCYLPFMILPLFATLEKFDWTLLEAAEDLGARPGRSFRKVTLPLALPGLAAGALLCFIPIMGEYVIPELLGGTDTLMIGKTLSDEFFKNRDWPLASAVAIVLLVIIIGPITLHRSMEMRRMEQAR from the coding sequence ATGCAAGCGATTGTGCCGGCCGTTCCCTATGTGTGGCTTCTCGTCTTCTTTCTTGTTCCCTTCGGCATCGTGCTCAAGCTGTCGCTGTCGCAGACGGCGAGCGCCATGCCGCCCTACCAGCCCGTACTGAACCTCTCCGAGGGATTAGCCGGGATAGCGACGTTCCTTGCAGGCCTGAACATCGATAACTTTCTGTTATTGATGGAGGATTTCTTCTACGGCGAGGCGGTGCTGTCGTCGGTTCGTATCGCCGCGACCGCGACGGCGATACTCGTCGTCATTGGTTTCCCCTTCGCCTATGCCATGGCGAAGGCTCCTGCGCATAGGAGGCCGCTCCTTGTTCTCCTGGTGATCCTGCCGTTCTGGATGAGCTTTCTCATCCGCGTTTATGCCTGGATCGGCATCTTGCGTCCGCAGGGGCTCCTGGATGCGGTGCTGATGGGCGCCGGTCTCACCAGTTCGCCGCTCGGACTGTTGCAGACGGAGACGGCGGTGCTCATTGGCCTCGTCTATTGCTATCTGCCTTTCATGATCCTGCCGCTGTTCGCGACCCTGGAGAAATTCGACTGGACGTTGCTGGAAGCTGCTGAGGATCTCGGCGCTCGGCCGGGGCGGAGCTTCCGCAAGGTGACGCTGCCGCTGGCCCTGCCGGGTCTCGCCGCGGGGGCCTTGCTCTGTTTCATCCCGATCATGGGAGAATATGTCATTCCCGAACTCCTCGGCGGAACGGACACGTTGATGATCGGCAAGACGTTGTCGGACGAGTTCTTCAAAAACAGGGACTGGCCGCTGGCCTCGGCGGTGGCGATCGTGCTGCTCGTTATCATCATCGGTCCCATCACCCTGCATCGGTCGATGGAGATGCGCCGGATGGAGCAGGCCCGATGA